The Mercurialis annua linkage group LG8, ddMerAnnu1.2, whole genome shotgun sequence genome window below encodes:
- the LOC126660555 gene encoding serine carboxypeptidase-like 13, protein MFVYVLLLLSIPNICLSQSIVKTLPGFDGDLPFSLETGYVGVGENEEVQMFYTFMESERSPENDPLILWIIGGPGCSGLSAFLYQNGPLNFNYGNISDNKPTLMLNPYSWTKFANVIYLDSPVGTGFSYATTSEGYKTGDRSSAAQLYDFLRKWLMTHPKFISNPLYVGGDSYAGIVAPIVLHEISSGNTKRNESQINLQGFILGNPVTHLDFELNSRITYAHQKAIIPKKLYKETKEHCKGKYMNPDRRNTICINNLQAINKTFEKMYMYNVMEPKCAWDLSALLGENNLLEIMRKIDVYTASQNSVEWCRDFMLVYVHFWANDQSVQNALHVRKGTIQEWIRCNASLVKYQYDVFPSTLEYHRNFTKRDYRALIFSGDNDLAIPHLGTHQWIKSLKLKMTRDWKPWFVGDQIAGNVITYSKKKYNLTYATIKGGGHSATEIRPKECFAMVDRWLAFNSL, encoded by the exons ATGTTTGTTTATGTGCTTCTTTTGCTGAGTATTCCAAACATTTGTTTATcccaatcaattgttaaaacTCTACCTGGATTTGATGGAGATCTTCCTTTCAGTCTTGAAACTGG ATATGTAGGTGTTGGAGAAAATGAAGAGGTgcaaatgttttatacgtttatgGAATCAGAAAGGAGTCCAGAAAATGATCCTCTTATATTATGGATTATTGGAGGACCTGGTTGCTCTGGTCTTTCTGCTTTTCTCTATCAAAATG GTCCCCTAAATTTTAACTACGGAAACATCAGTGACAACAAGCCGACATTGATGCTAAATCCATATTCATGGACCAAG ttTGCAAATGTAATATATTTGGATTCGCCTGTGGGTACTGGATTTTCATATGCAACAACTTCTGAAGGGTATAAAACTGGTGATCGATCATCAGCAGCACAACTCTATGATTTTCTGAGAAAG TGGCTTATGACACACCCCAAATTTATATCAAATCCATTATATGTTGGCGGTGACTCTTACGCTGGCATAGTTGCTCCTATTGTTCTTCATGAGATTTCTAGTG GGAATACTAAACGGAATGAGTCTCAAATAAACCTTCAA GGATTTATATTAGGCAATCCAGTCACTCATTtggattttgaattgaattcaAGAATTACTTATGCTCATCAAAAAGCTATCATTCCAAAAAAGCTCTATAAG GAAACCAAGGAACATTGCAAGGGCAAGTATATGAATCCAGATCGAAGAAACACAATATGCATTAACAATCTTCAAGCTATCAATAAG ACGTTCGAAAAAATGTACATGTACAACGTAATGGAACCGAAGTGTGCATGGGATCTAAGTGCTTTGCTGGGAGAAAATAATCTACTTGAAATCATGCGAAAAATTGATGTCTACACAGCATCTCAAAATTCAGTTGAATGGTGTAGA GATTTTATGCTAGTGTATGTTCATTTTTGGGCTAATGATCAGAGTGTCCAGAATGCTCTTCATGTTCGAAAG GGTACAATACAGGAGTGGATAAGATGCAATGCTAGCCTAGTTAAGTATCAATATGATGTTTTTCCATCTACTCTTGAATATCACAGAAACTTTACTAAGAGGGATTACCGTGCTTTGATTTTCAG TGGTGATAATGACTTGGCTATTCCACATTTGGGCACACATCAATGGATAAAGTctctaaaattgaaaatgacAAGAGATTGGAAACCATGGTTCGTTGGTGATCAAATTGCAGG CAATGTAATCACATATTCAAAGAAGAAATACAATTTGACATATGCCACTATAAAG GGAGGGGGTCATTCAGCTACAGAAATAAGGCCAAAGGAGTGTTTTGCAATGGTAGATAGGTGGTTAGCTTTTAATTCACTTTAA